The Pyxidicoccus sp. MSG2 DNA segment GCGGACTCCGCCACCCCGGGTGACGCGGACGGCATCCTGGACAACGGTGAGACTGGCTCCATCGTCATCTCCGTCCAGAACAAGGGCTCCACCGATGCGGTGGCGACCAGCGCCACCGTCGTCTCCACCACCCCGGGAGTGACGGTGGGCGGCCGTGGCTCCGTCAGCTTCCCGGCCATCCCGGCGGGCGGTGTGGCGTCGGTCTCCGTGCCGGTGACGCTCAGCGGCGCGAGCTTCGCGCAGCGGGTCGACTTCGCCATTGCCATCCGTGATGACAGCCAGCTGAATCCGGGCGACGAGTCGACGGCGCTGGCCTTCAAGGTCAACTACGACGAGGTGCCACAGGTCACCGCCACGGAGACCGTCGAGGCGTCGGGCAACAACCTGCCCTGGACGACCGAGTACGACCCGTCCCTGGCGGGTGACTTCTTCACCCTCGTGGAGTTCACCGACCTCAACCGGGCCTTCTTCGGCCCGAACGTGGGCGCGGGCAGCGACATCCGCCTCATCAGCCCTCCGCTCCAGGTGAGCAGCACCCAGCCGTTCTCGCTGACCTTCCGTCACGCCTACGCCTTCGAGGCCGACACCGGCGGCAACTACGACGGCGCCGTCATCGAACTCACCGAGGACGGGGGCCAGACGTGGGTCGACATCGGCGACTCGCTCTACAACGGCGCGCTCATCCAGTACACCGGCAACCTGAATCCGCTGGCCGGTCGCCGCGCCTTCGTGGGCACCACCGCGGGCTTCCCCACGCTCAACACCACCACGCTGAACCTGGGGAGCACCTACGCGGGGAAGACCGTGCAGATCCGCTTCCGCATCGGCAACGACAACTCCGCCGTCGTCTCTGGCTGGGTGTTGGACGACATGGCCTTCAGCGGAATCACCAACACCCCGTTCACGAAGATTTGCGACGACAGCGGCATCTGCGGCAACACCGCTCCGGTGGCCAACGCCGGCCCGGACGTGACTGTCGATGAGCGTGCGTCGGTGACGCTGACCGGTAGCGCCTACGACCTGGACGGCAACGCGCTCACGTACTCGTGGACGCGCGTGTCTGGCCCGGTGGTGACCCTCACCAACGCCAACACCCTCACGCCGTCCTTCACGGCGCCCGAGGTGACGGCCAATACCAGCCTGGTGCTCCGCTTGACGGTCAGCGACGGGACGACCACCGCCACCGACACGGTCACCGTGACCATCCGGCAGGTCAACCGTGCCCCTACCGTGAACGCGGGCCTCGACGCCTTCGCGGACGAGCGCGGCACCGCCACGCTGACCGGCTCCGCGAGCGACCCGGACGGCAACACGCTCACCTACCTCTGGACGCAGGTGTCCGGTACGTCGGTAGCGCTGCGCAACTACGACCAGGCCACCGCCACCTTCACCGCTCCGGAGGTCGCGTTCGATGAGACGCTGACCTTCCGGCTGACGGTGAGCGACGGCCAGGCCAGCGCCAGCGACTCGGTGGACGTGGTGGTTCGTCAGGTGAACCGCGCGCCGGTCGTGACGGCCTCGTCCGTGACGGTGAACGAGCGCAGCACCGCGACGCTCGATGCCACTGGCTCGGATGTGGACGGTGACGCGCTGACGTACGCCTGGACGCAGCTGACCGGCACGCCGGTGGTGCTCTCGGGTGCCAACACCTCGCGCGCCACCTTCTCCACCGGCGAGGTTACCGCTGACTCGGTGCTCACCTTCCGCGTGACGGTGAGCGACGGGACGGCCACGGCCACCCAGAACGTGACGGTGACGGTGCTTCAGGTCAACCGCGCGCCCACGGCGAACGCGGGTCTGGACGCTTCGGTGAACGAGCGTGCAACCGCGACGCTGAGCGGCTCCGCGAACGACGCGGATGGCGACAGCCTCACCTACCAGTGGGTGCAGGTGTCGGGTACGCCGGTGGCGCTGTCCGGGGCCACCACGGCCACGGCCACCTTCACCGCGCCGGAGACGGTCTCCGGCGCGACGCTCACCTTCCGCCTGACGGTGAGCGACGGCCAGGCCAGCGCCAGCGACACGGTGAACGTGGCGGTGAACTCGGTCAACCGCGCTCCTGCCGTGACGGCCTCGTCCGTGACGGTGAACGAGCGCAGCACCGCGACGCTCGATGCCACTGGCTCCGATGCGGACGGTGACGCGCTGACGTATGCCTGGACGCAGCTGACCGGCACGCCGGTGGTGCTCTCGGGTGCCAACACCTCGCGCGCCACCTTCTCCACCGGCGAGGTTACCGCTGACTCGGTGCTCACCTTCCGCGTGACGGTGAGCGACGGGACGGCGACGGCCACCCAGAACGTGACGGTGACGGTGCTTCAGGTCAACCGCGCGCCCACGGCGAACGCGGGTCTGGACGCTTCGGTGAACGAGCGTGCAACCGCGACGCTGAGCGGCTCCGCGAACGACGCGGACGGCGACAGCCTCACCTACCAGTGGGTGCAGGTGTCGGGTACGCCGGTGGCGCTGTCGGGCGCCACCACGGCCACGGCCACCTTCACCGCGCCGGAGACGGTCTCCGGCGCGACGCTCACCTTCCGGCTGACGGTGAGCGACGGCCAGGCCAGCGCCAGCGACTCGGTGAACGTGGCGGTGAACTCGGTCAACCGCGCTCCGGCAGTCACGGCCTCGTCCGTGACGGTGGACGGGGGCAGTACCGCGACGCTCGATGCCACTGGCTCGGATCCGGACGGTGATGCACTGACCTACGCCTGGACGCAGCTGACCGGCACGCCGGTGGTGCTCTCGGGTGCCAACACCTCGCGCGTCACCTTCTCCACCAGTGCGGTGGCCGCTGGCTCCGTGCTCACCTTCCGCGTGACGGTGAGCGACGGGACGGCCACGGCCTCCCAGGACGTGACGGTGAACGTGCGCCAGGCCTCCAACCGCGCGCCCACGGCGAATGCGGGTCTGGACCTCTCGGTGAACGAGCGCAGCACCGCGACGCTGAGCGGCTCCGCGAACGACGCGGATGGCGACAGCCTCACCTACCAGTGGGTGCAGGTGTCGGGTACGCCGGTGGCGCTGTCCGGGGCCACCACGGCCACGGCCACCTTCACCGCGCCGGAGACGGTCTCTGGCTCGACGCTCACCTTCCGCCTGACGGTGAGCGATGGCCAGTCCAGCGCCAGCGACACCGTGAACGTGGTGGTGAACGCGGTCAACCGCGGGCCCTCCGTGACGGCCTCCTCCGTGACGGTGGACGAGCGCAGCACCGCGACGCTCGATGCCACTGGCTCGGATGCGGACGGTGACACGCTGACGTATGCCTGGACGCAGCTGACCGGCACGCCGGTGGTGCTCTCGGGGGCCAACACCTCGCGCGCCACCTTCTCCACCGGCGAGGTTGCCGCTGACTCCGTACTCACCTTCCGCGTGACGGTGAGCGACGGGACGGCGACGGCCACCCAGGACGTGACGGTGAACGTGCGCAACGTCAACCGCGCGCCCACGGCGAACGCGGGTCTGGACGCTTCGGTGAACGAGCGTGCAACCGCGACGCTGAGCGGCTCCGCGAACGACGCGGACGGCGATGACGTTACCTATAGCTGGGTGCAGGTGTCTGGCACCTCGGTGGCGCTGTCTGGCGCCACCTCGGCCACGGCCACCTTCACCGCGCCGGAGACGGTCTCCGGTGAGACGCTCACCTTCCGCCTGACGGTGAGCGACGGCAAGGTCAGCGCCAGCGACACGGTGAATGTGGCGGTGAACGCGGTCAACCGCGCTCCGGCCGTGGCGGCCTCGTCCGTGACGGTGAACGAGCGCAGCACCGCGACGCTCGAGGCCTCTGCCTCGGATGCGGACGGTGACACGCTGACGTACGCCTGGACGCAGTTGACCGGCGATACGGTGGTGCTCGCGGGTGCCAACACCTCGCGCGCCACCTTCTCCACCGGCGAGGTTGCCGCTGACTCGGTGCTCACCTTCCGCGTGACGGTGAGCGACGGGACGGCGACGGCCACCCAGGACGTGGCGGTGACGGTGCTTCAGGTCAACCGCGCGCCCACGGCGAACGCGGGTCTGGACGCCTCCGTGAATGAGCGTGCAACCGCGACGCTGAGCGGCTCCGCGAACGACACGGATGGCGACAGCCTCACCTACCAGTGGGTGCAGGTGTCGGGTACGCCGGTGGCGCTGTCCGGGGCCACCACGGCCACGGCCACCTTCACCGCGCCGGAGACGGTCTCCGGTGAGACGCTCTCCTTCATGCTGACGGTGAGCGACGGCAAGGTGACCGCCCGTGACACGGTGGACGTGTCGGTCAGCGCGCAGAACCGCGCGCCGGTCGTTGCGACCCTCCCGGTGACGGTGGACGAGCGGAGCACCGCCTCCCTCGTGGCCACCGGCTCCGACCCGGACGGTGACAGCCTGACCTACGCCTGGACGCAGCTGACCGGCGATACGGTGGTGCTCTCGGGCGCCAACACCTCGACGGCCACCTTCGCCACGGGCGAGGTGACCGCCGACACCGAGCTCACCTTCAGCGTGACGGTGAGCGACGGGACGGCCACGGCCACGAAGAACGTGGCCGTGACGGTGCGTCAGGTCAACCGGGCGCCCGTGGCCGACGCGGGTGCGGACCTCTCCGCCAAGGCGAAGTCCGTCGTCTCGCTCAGCGGCAGCGCGAGCGCCGACGCGGACGGCGGCACCCTGACGTACCAGTGGACGCAGGTGGGTGGTCCGCAGGTGACGCTGACGGGGGCCGACACGGCCGCGCCGTCCTTCACCGCTCCGAACGTGAAGGAGAACACGGAGCTGACCTTCCACCTGGTGGTGAGCGATGGCTCGCTCACCAGTGCTCCGTCCGCCGTGACGGTCACCCTCACGCGGTCCGACAACACCGTTCCGGTGGCGAAGGCCCGCATCATCCTCAGCGGCGACCAGACGTCGATCACCCTCGACGCCTCGGCCTCCAGCGACCCGGATGAAGAGGCGCTCACCTACAAGTGGGAGCAGACCGGGGGGCCGTCCGTCACCATGGGCGACGCCAACCAGGCCGTCGTCAGCGTGGACGTGCCGGAACTCGATGACGACAGCGCCACGTTCAGCTTCCGGCTGACCGTGACGGATGCTCGCGGTGGCACGCACACCGCCACCGTGGAGACCACGGCCACGCCGGACCGCGGTGGTGGCTGCTCCTCGACGGGCGCGGGTGCCCCGGCCGGCATGCTCGGCCTGGCACTCCTCAGCCTGCTGCGCCGTCGTCGCAAGCTGGTTTGAGCCGTGACGGGCCTCCTCCCACGCGGGAGGAGGCAGGCGCCGCCCGCCCCGGACGGCTGAACGGTCCGGGGCAGGCGGTTCGAACCTGAGTGGTGGATTCTCCGGCGGCCGGCTCCCTGATTCGAGGGGGCCGGCCGCTTGTCTTTACAGGCTGAAAGCCCGCTCGTGCCCCCCTCCTCTGGACCCACTTCCGGAACGAGCCGAGCCTCCGGCCGTCACTGGTGCCTCGGCTCTCTCGCCGGCCCCAGCGCCGGGCACGGGATGAGTTCCCGCAGTGAGCGCGGACACGGTGAGGCGGAGTTCCGAGTCCGAGATGACCTGGCAGGTGCTCGTCGTCGTGGTGTCAAAGACCCGTGGGCAGGGCGATAGCAGGGTCAACCCGCTCACGGACGCGAGCGGCCCGAGTTCCCCAGTCTCGCGGGGCTCACGAGAAGCCCGTGGGAGGCTGACGGTAGCGTGTACCCTCAGGTGGGAGCCTCTCCGCCACGCACGTCACCTGTCGGCGGGCAGGGTGATTCCGAAGTGCGTCGCGAGCGCCTTGTTCCAGGCGGCCGCGTCCGCGAGCGGCTCCTCGTGGCGCACGCCGTTGCGGGTGGTGAGGAGCCCGTCATCCTTGAGGGTGATGCGCCCGTCCGGAGTGACGCGAGTGCACACGCGGCGCTGCGTGAAGTGCGACTGGGGCGACGTCTGGGTGTAGTGGCTCATCTCCGCGAAGTCCCCGAGCTTGCGCGGCGTGAGGGAGACGGCGTACTCCGCCTCCCAGCCGCCCGTGGGAGACTCGCTCCAGACGACGAGCTCCCCTCCGGCCTCCGTGAGCCGGAAGCCGCGCCCGGCCTGCACCTGGACGCCCCGCTCGTCGAGGCGCAGCGGCTCCAGGAAGCAGTCCCCGAAGCCGACGTCGGCCAGCCAGCGGCCCGAGGCGTCCTCCACCAGGATGGCCACATGGGCGAAGTCGGGCCCGTAGGTGCTCGCGTCCGGCTGTGTGGCCACGCGCGCGGACAGCAGCGTCACGCCGTAGCCGAGCGTCCGCAGCAGGCGCGCGAAGAGGCCGTTGAGCTCGTAGCAGATGCCGCCCCGCCGCTGGACGACGACCTTGTCGAAGAAGGCCTCCTCGTCCAACTGAAAGAGCCGCTTCAGGTGGATGTCCAGGTTCTCGAAGGGGACGGTCTGGAGGTGGGCGTGGTGGAGCGCCGCGAGCGGCATGCCCGCGGTCGCCCCGAAGCGCTCCAGGTAACTCTTGGCGTCGAACATGGCGCCTGTTCTATCGCGGTCGGGCCGGCGGAGCGATACGCCCTCCAACGGGAGCGCACCGCTCCACTCCATGAAACGGGGCCACACTGGCAGGTGGCCGCGCTCGGAGACGGGGACCGGGGCCTGGCCGAGAGCTGGCTCAGGGACCCGTGACGGAGACGCTGTCGAGCTGTGGCCCGCACGACACGCCCGTCGACAGGCTCTCGAACTTCACCTCGGTGCTGGCGCTGGTGGCGTTGAACACGAAGTTGTTGGACACCCACCCCGCGGTGTTTATCCGGAAGTTGTACGAGATGCTGCCCGCGGAGACCTTGATGTACGTGCCCACGCAACCGGCCTGCGCCCAGCGCACCGTGTACCCGGTTCCCGGCACCGTGGTGAGCGTCTGGGAGACGCCGCCCGCGTCATACGCATTGAGGTCGATGGACGCCAGGCCGCTGTTGGAGGACCTGTAGCTCTTGGCCATCACGTCGATGCCCGAGCCCAGGACGGTCCACCCGGTGAGCTGGGTGCTGCCCGCGAAGACCGACACCCAGTTGCTGAAGCCGAGCGGCGAGGACTCGAAGCTGCCATTGGTGACGAGCTCGGTGAGTGGCTGCGTCGCCGTGCCGGTCGCCGGCTCCCGCGCGGTGTCCGCGTCCAGCTCCGGGCCGCACCCCGCCAGCGCGAGGCCCAGGCCCAGTCCCACGAGCGACTTCCCACAAGAAATGCCTTTCATGTTCTCTCCCTTTGGATTGTTGCTGCGTTTCACTTCAAAGACTTCACATGTCTTGCAAATACATCCACCTGCCGGCGTCGCGGCCGTCGCGGACTACGGACCCACGGGCGGCCCGAGCACCTGGATGTCACCCGCGGCGGAGGGCAGTTCGTCATCGCCCTGGTTGAGGGTGTTGGAGTAACCGAGCTGGCCGTGGTCGTTGCGGCCCCAGCACCGCGCCTTGCCGGTGCTCAGCAGCGCGCAGGTATGCGAGCCACCCGCCGTCACGTAGTACGCCGAGGCCCCACCCAGGTTCACGAGCTCGAAGTTCGGCGTGGGGAGCGTGCTGGGCTTGCCGTAGCCGAGCTGGCCATACCCGCCATACCCCCAGCACTTCACGGCGCCGAAGCTCATCAGCGCGCAGGTGTGGTCCGCGCCGGCGGCGACCTGGAGTGCCGTGCCATACAGCTCCACGGTGCCGACCGACGCGGGCGTCTCGGTGTCGCCCACGTTGGTGAAGTAGGGGTAGTAGGGCAGCGAGTAGTAGCCCGGATAGCCAAGCTGACCGTTCTGGTTGTAGCCCCAGCAGACCACCCGGCCGGTGCTCAGCAGGGCACAGGTGTGGGCCTTGCCCGCGCTGAGCTGGAGGACCGGCCCGCCCACGTCCACGTCTCCCGCGGTGGCGGGCGTCTCGTTGTCGCCAATCGCCGCGAAGTTCCCGTAGCCGAGCTGGCCGAGCTCGGCCTGGCCCCAGCAGCGCACCTTGCCCGTGGTGAGCAGCGCGCAGGTGTGGGACGCCCCCGCGGTGATGTCCTGCACGAGGCCCCCCACGTCCACGTCCCCCGCGCTCCAGACCCACTCGTTGTTACCCACGTCCTGGGTGTGGCCTTGGCCGAGCTGTCCGTACGTGTTGGCGCCCCAGCAGCGCACCTTGCCCGTGTTGAGGACCGCGCAGGTGTGCTCCGCGCCAGCGGCGAGCTTCACCGCGCGGCCACCCAGGCCCACGTAGCCCTCGCTTGCAACGGGCTCGCCGTCGCCGATGTTGGCGGTGTGGCCGTAGCCGAGCTGGCCGTGGGTGTTGCCGCCCCAGCAGCGCACGAAGCCGCCCTCGAGCAGGGCACAGGTGTGGTTGCTGCCCGTCACCACCTGGAGCGCGTTGCCGACGACGGCGACGTTGCCGGCGGTGTAGGGGTGCTCGTTGTCACCGATGTCCAGCGTGTGCTCGTAACCGAGCTGGCCCGAGGAGTTGAGGCCCCAGCACCGGACGTTGGCGTTGTCGAAGAGCACGCACGTGTGGCTCTCTCCGGCGCGAATGGAGATGAGGCCGTTGAGGTTGCCCACGTCATAGGGGTTGTCCGGGAACTGGCCGGGCGTCAGCACGTACTTCAGCGTCGTCTGCCCGCCGTCCGCGTCCGTCACCTGGAGCACCAGCTCGCCCTGCAGCGCCGGCGAGTAGCCGGTCATCGTGGTGGGGTTGGTCTGGCCGGTGAAGGCGGGCGCGGGGTCGAACGTGCCGTTGGGGTTGAAGCTCCACGCATAGGCCAGCGTGGAGGCCGCGCCGTCATCCGCGACGGTCGCCTCCCAGAGGACGTCCCCGGTACCCACCCGCCGCGTGGCCTTGAGGGACTGGATGACCGGGTTGAAGAGCACGTGCACGTGCGTGTCGATGGCGTCGGCCGAGGGGTCCACCGGCAGCACCTTCGTCTTGAAGGTCGTCTTGATGGAGTGGCCGGCCGGGTTGGTGACGAGCACCTCATGGGTGAACTCGGTCTCCGTCGTCACCGGGGGCGGCACGTACTGGCTGACGAAGGTGCCAGTGGTGCCCAGCAGCTGGAGGGTGCCCTGCACCGGGTAGAAGGAGCCGCCGCCGGCCTCGGCGGTGATGACGTAGCGGAGCTGTTCCCCCGTGCTGGCCTCCACCAGGAAGTCGATGTTGCCGCGCTTGCCCGGGGGGAACTCGGTGGGGATGGTGATTTTCTTGATGCGCGGCAGGGAGATGGTCTCCCCGTTGCTCACCGGCGCCAGCACGATGACCACGTCCTCGTTGTCGCCCGCGAGCGTCTTGTCCGTGCTGCCGGTGAAGAACAGCTCCTCCTTGCCGCCCGTGGCGCGCGCCTGGAAGGTGAGGCCCTTGTTCCGAGGCAGGAAGGGCACGGTGCCCGACCACGTTCCTCCCGCCAGCGTGAGGTCCACCCCCTTGAAGAGCGGGGCGCTCGTCGCCGTCTCCAGCACGTCGATGCGGATGCGCGTCACGCTCGTGAAGGAGAAGTTGGCGAACGACGACACGAGGCCGGCCCCGCCGGTGTCACCCCCCGACGCCGACTCGTCGACGGCGATGGAGAACACCGCGGTGCTCGTCTCTTCGGCTGGGGCGGACTCGGAAGGCTTGCAGCCCTCGAGGCCCGCCAGCGCGCTCATCAGGAGGAGGGTCAGCAGTGCCCCGAGGCGGCTCCCTCGGAATGGAAGGCTCTTTCGATGCATACACGTCTCCTGTCGCGGCGCATCACGGGAGCGATGCGCCGGTCGGCGGCTGCGGTGGTGGATGGGTGCTCTTCGCGGTGGGCCCGCCGGCCCCCTCGCGATGGCCTTGGAGCAAACGACATTCCAGGCGCCACGCTTCCGGCCGTGTCTGTAAAAACACGCGGTTGCGGACTTGAGAGGGAATGGAGTCAGCTCTTTCTGACTGCGTGACGTTCCTCGTCACTCCGCGATGCTCTCCACAGGGGCCCCGCACGACGCGTAGATTCCCGGTCCGATGTTTCAATCCAAGCCTTCGCGCCCACCGGCCTGGTGCGTGTTGCTCCTGCTGGTGCTGGCCGCCGGGTGCGACAGCGCGAGCGGCGAGCGCCCTGCCACGGCTGCGACAGCCGGCACCGTTCGCTTCTACCGGGAGCTCACCCTCGACGAGGTGGGAGGGAACGTGCCGGCCATGCACGTGGACCCGGGAGGAGGGCTCTGGGTGGCGGTGTCGGGAGATGCGACGACCGCCGGACGCTCGCGCCTCTACCACCGCCCGCCGGGTGGCTCCTGGCGCACGGCCTACGAGGGCCCCTTCGCCACCGAGCTGTCGCTGTCCTCATGGCGCGCGGGGGAGGTGTACTTCGGCTTCAACCACACCCTGAATGGCTTCGAGCCCAACCTGCTGCGGGTGACGGCCGGGGGCAGTGAGTCTTTGCCCACCCCACGTGAGCGCCTGGATGACAGCGAATACCTCCAGGTGGGCAGCTATGCCCTGCTGCCGGACGGCGACGGCTGGGCTTGTGGACAGCGCGCCCGCCTGTGGCGCTTCAGGAATGGGGCGTGGGTGCCCCAGCCGTCCTTCGCCGAGTGGACACCGGAGGCCGGGGCCAACACCTACTTTTGCGGCCAGGTGCGCTTCGACACCCGGGGCCAGGGGTGGGTGGTGGAGTACGGCGGGGGCAGGCTCTGGCGAGGGACGGGCGGGCGCTGGGAGCTCCTCCCGCCGCTGGACGGCAACCAGGCCCTCTACTTCCACGCCAGCGGACTGGCCTCCCGCGAGGGCCGCCTCTACCGCTTCGAGGAGGACCGCTGGCAGCCCATCCAGGGGCCGTTCGTCCTGGGCGACATCGTGTTGGACGAGGACGGCCGGTGGGGTGCGAGCAGGGGCACCGTCTTCCGCATCGAGCGGGAGCGGTGGGTTCCGGTGGCCAGCGGACAGCGCTTCGAGTCCCGCGCGATAGCCGAGTCCGATGGCTCCGTCTGGGTGCTGGCCCACGATGGCGTCTACCGCTCCACGGTCCGGCAGGTGCCCACCTTCGCGGAGACGCCTCCCGGCACGCTGCCCAGGGGCCTGCTGCACCTCGAGGCCGCGGACTTCGACGGGGATGGGGACGAGGACCTGCTCGCGCTCACCCCCGAGGGCGGCGAGGGCACGGGCCTCGCCTCGATGGTGGCCTTCCGCAACGGAGGCGACGGCCGCTTCGTCCCGCTCGACAGCGAGCTGCCCCGGGCGGTTCAACTGTGGAACGGCCGCTTCGCCCTGGGGGACATCGATGGTGACGGGGACCTGGACCTGGTGGCGGCCACCCGGGCGGGCACGGTGGAGGTGTGGCGCTTCTCCGCCGGGCGCTTCGAGCGCACGCGGGTGCTTCCCCTGAACACCCTCAGCGTGGCGCTCGTGGACATGGAGGGGGATGGAGACCTGGACCTGCACGTGGCCCAGGAGCGGTACTCCTTCTACGTCAACGATGGGGCGGGCCAGTTCACCCTCGGGCCCGAGGCGCCCACGCCGCCCGGGACGGACCACGTGCTGTGGGATGACGCCGACGGGGATGGGGATGCGGATGGCTTCGCCCTGCGCTGGAGGGACCCTCCGCTGCTGATGCGCCAGGACGCGCCGGGACGCTTCCAGGTGCTCCCCCTGCCGCTCGTCGCGGAGGGAGGCGCGTGGACGGACCTGGACCGGGACGGAAGGCCGGAGGCCTCCGCCCAGCGCCTGCACAACCCCGAGCGGGCCTTCCCCTTCGTCACCTGCGCGCCCACGGCCAGCGGTGGCTGCGAGCCCTGGCCGCACCCCGCGGCCCCCGCGGGGCTGGTGGTGGACCTCGACGTGGACGGCCACCCCGACGTCATCCAGGCGGAGCTGCGCGTGGGCGCCCGGATGACGCAGGGCGGAGAGGTGTATCTCGGAGGCGAGCAGGGCTTCGAGCGCATCACCGACATCACGGGCCCGCTGTCCCAGCCCGCGGTGTTCGACGCCAATGGGGACGGGGCACCCGATGTGTACACCCCGGAGCGAGGCCTGCTGCTGGCCACCGCGAACGCGGGCCGCGCCGTGCGGGTGGACGTGAGCGCCAGCCGCAGCGACAGTCGAGCCGAGGGCGCCTGGGTGCTGCTCCGCGCGGAGCCGGACGGCCCACCGGTGGCCACGGCCCGCGCGCGCGGCGGAAGGGCGCTGGTCGGACTTCCGGACCCCTCGGCGCGCTACACCCTGGAGGTGCGCTTCCCCACGGGAGAGCAGCGCACCTTCACGGGAGTGGAGGCGGGCAGCACGGTGCGGGTGCGAGACGTGGAGGGGCCCGCGCGTGCGGGACGTCTCGCCGTGCTGTGGGTGTCCAACTCGGTGCGCCTCGTCAACGTGACTCGCGAGGGCCTCGCCCTGCTGCTCGGACTTGTCGCGCTGGGGTGGCTGGGCAGGAGGCTGCTGCCCGGCCAGCAGCGGGTGATGCTGCCCGCCTTCGCCCTGGGTTTCCTCCTGCTGCTCGGGCCGCTGGTGCGCTGGGGGGCTCCGGGCGTCCTGCTGCTCGGGCCCGGTGCGGTGTTGCCGGCCCTGGGCACGGGACTGCTCCGCGCCTGGAACCAGCGGCGCCGCGCGCGCCGGTATGCCGGGCCCTACGTCCTGCTGGAGCGGCTGGGTGCGGGCGCCGCGGCCACCGTCTGGCGAGCCCGGGGGCCTCACGGTGTCGCGGCCCTCAAGCTGTTCGACGCCGAGGCCATGAGCTACCCCGAGGTGAGAGACCGCTTCTTCCGCGAGGCGCGCGCCGGCATGCAGATGGCCCATCCGAATCTGGTGCACATCCTGGAGGCCGGCACCCTTGAGGACGGCCGGGGCTTTCTCGCCATGCGGCTCGTGGACGGCCCGTCCCTGCGCGCGCACCTCGCGGCGCGTGGCGTGCTCGCGGCGAACGAGGTGCGCACCCTCGCGCACGACGTGGCCTCCGCGCTCGCCGCCCTGCACGGCGCGGGCGTCGTGCACCGCGACGTGAAACCCGAGAACATCCTCCTGGGTTCCCAGGGGGCGGTGCTCACGGACCTCGGCCTGGTGCGCAGCATCGTCTTCAAGACCGTCACGCGCCATGGGGCCGCGGTGGGGACGCTCGCGTACATGAGTCCCGAGCAGTGCGTGGGCCGGCCGGTGGACGGGCGCAGTGACTTGTGGAGCCTCGGCGTGGTGCTCTACGAGCTGCTGTCCGGCCACCGGCCCTTCCTCGGTACCCACGAGCTGGAGCTCGTCTACCGCATCCACAACACCTCCC contains these protein-coding regions:
- a CDS encoding arylamine N-acetyltransferase family protein — its product is MFDAKSYLERFGATAGMPLAALHHAHLQTVPFENLDIHLKRLFQLDEEAFFDKVVVQRRGGICYELNGLFARLLRTLGYGVTLLSARVATQPDASTYGPDFAHVAILVEDASGRWLADVGFGDCFLEPLRLDERGVQVQAGRGFRLTEAGGELVVWSESPTGGWEAEYAVSLTPRKLGDFAEMSHYTQTSPQSHFTQRRVCTRVTPDGRITLKDDGLLTTRNGVRHEEPLADAAAWNKALATHFGITLPADR
- a CDS encoding myxosortase-dependent M36 family metallopeptidase, which codes for MRRLVATLSGLSLVLSGTSAVARTLPNYDALQDVKPAAGVAGFKSVNPIKGARVAHRDERMGTPTFIWANKGAEQAKLSASFANMAPEQAALAQIANHAPLYGLSSFESAGARVVSVSQNRQGVKVVTLAQETGGIEVFRQGLNLLLNRDNELVAISGSLSKHVSKDIPEARMRFQLPATQAIAVAYQDLTGNALDSSLLAKTSGKQETGRYSHYTLATYARPLEQGLVIPARVKQVLFPLPTALVPAYYVEINAGSADSQDSDYYAYVVSAADGSLLMRNNLTAHAEFSYRVFADSTPPYIPHDGPAGTNATPHPTGNPDGFRAAYVPPALVTLESAPFSQNDPWLPDGATVTTGNNVDAYADLTAPDFYNSGDLRPTVTAPGVFDRTLLFDIQPNANAEQIAAATTSLFFMNNWLHDWFYDSGFDEASGNAQNNNFGRGGLGNDAIQAQAQDYSGTNNANMSTPADGASPRMQMYLFTGARNARVTANAPASVAGNYLAGVAASFGPQTFDVTGDVIVALDDSNASGALTTDGCTALTNAAAVAGKIALIDRGTCTFNIKIENAQTAGAIGVIIADNAAGYVTDIGGTSVTPITIPSLRLTLADANKLRATIPGLNTRLFRGPTVGLDGTVDNAIVAHEWGHYISNRLIANAAGLVNNQGRAMGEGWGDFTALMMMVRAEDINVPANANWSGVYAMAEYATRGTSPDAAFFGIRRGAYSVDPTKNALRFRHIMDGVALPTTTPFAPGGLNSQVHNSGEIWASTLWECYVALLRAHPFQEAQDRMKSYVVNGYKLTPPSPTYLEARDAVLAAARANDPADFQRLWAAFARRGMGVGAVAPDRNSTNHAGVVESYQTGVDVELVDAYFADSATPGDADGILDNGETGSIVISVQNKGSTDAVATSATVVSTTPGVTVGGRGSVSFPAIPAGGVASVSVPVTLSGASFAQRVDFAIAIRDDSQLNPGDESTALAFKVNYDEVPQVTATETVEASGNNLPWTTEYDPSLAGDFFTLVEFTDLNRAFFGPNVGAGSDIRLISPPLQVSSTQPFSLTFRHAYAFEADTGGNYDGAVIELTEDGGQTWVDIGDSLYNGALIQYTGNLNPLAGRRAFVGTTAGFPTLNTTTLNLGSTYAGKTVQIRFRIGNDNSAVVSGWVLDDMAFSGITNTPFTKICDDSGICGNTAPVANAGPDVTVDERASVTLTGSAYDLDGNALTYSWTRVSGPVVTLTNANTLTPSFTAPEVTANTSLVLRLTVSDGTTTATDTVTVTIRQVNRAPTVNAGLDAFADERGTATLTGSASDPDGNTLTYLWTQVSGTSVALRNYDQATATFTAPEVAFDETLTFRLTVSDGQASASDSVDVVVRQVNRAPVVTASSVTVNERSTATLDATGSDVDGDALTYAWTQLTGTPVVLSGANTSRATFSTGEVTADSVLTFRVTVSDGTATATQNVTVTVLQVNRAPTANAGLDASVNERATATLSGSANDADGDSLTYQWVQVSGTPVALSGATTATATFTAPETVSGATLTFRLTVSDGQASASDTVNVAVNSVNRAPAVTASSVTVNERSTATLDATGSDADGDALTYAWTQLTGTPVVLSGANTSRATFSTGEVTADSVLTFRVTVSDGTATATQNVTVTVLQVNRAPTANAGLDASVNERATATLSGSANDADGDSLTYQWVQVSGTPVALSGATTATATFTAPETVSGATLTFRLTVSDGQASASDSVNVAVNSVNRAPAVTASSVTVDGGSTATLDATGSDPDGDALTYAWTQLTGTPVVLSGANTSRVTFSTSAVAAGSVLTFRVTVSDGTATASQDVTVNVRQASNRAPTANAGLDLSVNERSTATLSGSANDADGDSLTYQWVQVSGTPVALSGATTATATFTAPETVSGSTLTFRLTVSDGQSSASDTVNVVVNAVNRGPSVTASSVTVDERSTATLDATGSDADGDTLTYAWTQLTGTPVVLSGANTSRATFSTGEVAADSVLTFRVTVSDGTATATQDVTVNVRNVNRAPTANAGLDASVNERATATLSGSANDADGDDVTYSWVQVSGTSVALSGATSATATFTAPETVSGETLTFRLTVSDGKVSASDTVNVAVNAVNRAPAVAASSVTVNERSTATLEASASDADGDTLTYAWTQLTGDTVVLAGANTSRATFSTGEVAADSVLTFRVTVSDGTATATQDVAVTVLQVNRAPTANAGLDASVNERATATLSGSANDTDGDSLTYQWVQVSGTPVALSGATTATATFTAPETVSGETLSFMLTVSDGKVTARDTVDVSVSAQNRAPVVATLPVTVDERSTASLVATGSDPDGDSLTYAWTQLTGDTVVLSGANTSTATFATGEVTADTELTFSVTVSDGTATATKNVAVTVRQVNRAPVADAGADLSAKAKSVVSLSGSASADADGGTLTYQWTQVGGPQVTLTGADTAAPSFTAPNVKENTELTFHLVVSDGSLTSAPSAVTVTLTRSDNTVPVAKARIILSGDQTSITLDASASSDPDEEALTYKWEQTGGPSVTMGDANQAVVSVDVPELDDDSATFSFRLTVTDARGGTHTATVETTATPDRGGGCSSTGAGAPAGMLGLALLSLLRRRRKLV